A stretch of the Amycolatopsis sp. BJA-103 genome encodes the following:
- a CDS encoding ABC transporter permease — translation MLWLTWRQHRTQLLVTLGFLAVLGGVLLMSAQIAMDASNGEISLYCHGGGTPCREYDAGLEDLYQKIYPLIAMLPFVPLLAGVFWGAPLLAREYERNTHQLAWTQSIGRGHWLAVKFGVLAGCATLAGLASGQMFGRWLELFPGKAQTFVETSYFGAVGIAPAAWWLFAFTLGTAAGVLVRKTLPAIAITVAVFLAAAIALLVLRPNYAEPVRTLGPDPAATGALIIEVGRVAPDGREMSSLDDVPGCPLGLGKSECALAAGYQDFTVYQPISRFWRFQWTEAGILLAATAVLGGVAVGGTVRRRR, via the coding sequence TTGCTCTGGCTCACCTGGCGGCAGCACCGCACTCAGCTGCTCGTCACCTTGGGGTTCCTCGCCGTGCTCGGTGGCGTCCTGCTCATGTCCGCGCAGATCGCCATGGACGCCTCGAACGGCGAGATCTCCTTGTACTGTCACGGAGGCGGCACCCCGTGCCGCGAGTACGACGCGGGGCTGGAGGATCTCTACCAGAAGATCTACCCGCTGATCGCGATGCTGCCGTTCGTTCCGTTGCTGGCGGGTGTCTTCTGGGGCGCTCCGCTGCTCGCCAGGGAGTACGAGCGCAACACCCATCAGCTCGCGTGGACGCAGTCGATCGGCCGCGGGCACTGGCTGGCCGTCAAGTTCGGCGTCCTCGCCGGATGCGCGACGCTGGCCGGGCTTGCGTCGGGGCAGATGTTCGGCCGGTGGCTGGAACTGTTCCCCGGCAAGGCGCAGACCTTCGTCGAGACGTCCTACTTCGGTGCGGTCGGGATCGCGCCCGCCGCCTGGTGGCTGTTCGCCTTCACCCTCGGTACGGCTGCCGGGGTGCTGGTGCGCAAGACCTTGCCCGCCATCGCGATCACGGTCGCGGTGTTCCTCGCGGCCGCGATCGCCTTGCTCGTCCTGAGGCCGAATTACGCCGAGCCGGTGCGCACGCTCGGTCCCGATCCGGCCGCGACGGGGGCTCTGATCATCGAGGTGGGCAGGGTCGCGCCGGACGGCCGCGAGATGAGTTCGCTGGACGACGTGCCCGGCTGCCCGCTGGGGCTGGGGAAGAGCGAGTGCGCTCTGGCGGCGGGCTATCAGGACTTCACCGTCTACCAGCCCATCAGCCGGTTCTGGCGGTTCCAGTGGACCGAGGCGGGCATCCTGCTCGCCGCGACCGCGGTGCTCGGGGGTGTCGCGGTAGGGGGAACGGTCCGCCGCCGTCGCTGA